A portion of the Oscillospiraceae bacterium genome contains these proteins:
- the nagB gene encoding glucosamine-6-phosphate deaminase — MKIIRAKDYADMSRKAANIISAQVIMKPNCVLGLATGGTPVGAYQQLVEWYNKGDIDFSEVTTVNLDEYRGLPKDHPESYWSFMHRHLFDHVNINPARINLPDGTNPDADAACAQYNQIIHSVGGIDLQLLGIGHDGHIGFNEPGEAFELETHCVDLTQETIEANKRFFDGNVDLVPKQAYTMGIKTIMQARKVLMVVNGTGKAEIVKKAFFGPVTPEVPASILQMHPDFTLVGDEEALSLI; from the coding sequence ATGAAGATCATTCGTGCAAAGGATTACGCAGACATGTCCCGCAAGGCGGCAAACATTATTTCCGCACAGGTCATCATGAAGCCCAATTGCGTGCTGGGTCTGGCCACCGGCGGCACCCCGGTGGGGGCCTACCAGCAGCTGGTGGAGTGGTACAACAAGGGCGACATTGATTTCTCGGAGGTCACCACCGTGAACCTGGACGAGTACCGCGGCCTGCCCAAGGACCACCCGGAAAGCTACTGGAGCTTCATGCACCGCCACCTGTTCGACCACGTCAACATCAACCCCGCCCGCATCAACCTGCCGGACGGCACCAACCCCGATGCGGACGCAGCCTGCGCCCAGTACAACCAGATCATCCACAGCGTGGGCGGCATCGACCTGCAGCTGCTGGGCATCGGCCACGACGGCCACATCGGCTTCAACGAGCCGGGCGAGGCCTTTGAGCTGGAGACCCACTGTGTGGATCTGACCCAGGAGACCATCGAGGCCAACAAGCGCTTCTTTGACGGCAATGTAGACCTGGTGCCCAAGCAGGCCTACACCATGGGCATCAAGACCATCATGCAGGCCCGTAAGGTGCTGATGGTGGTCAACGGCACCGGCAAGGCCGAGATCGTGAAGAAAGCCTTCTTCGGCCCGGTCACCCCGGAAGTGCCCGCCAGCATCCTGCAGATGCACCCCGACTTCACCCTCGTGGGCGACGAAGAGGCCCTGAGCCTGATCTGA
- a CDS encoding CD1375 family protein — protein MAKIYAALIRKGIKTLDEVPARLRSTVEALLAEVEADA, from the coding sequence ATGGCGAAAATTTATGCAGCCCTGATCCGCAAGGGTATCAAGACGCTGGACGAGGTGCCCGCCCGTCTGCGCAGCACCGTGGAAGCCCTGCTGGCGGAGGTGGAAGCCGATGCTTGA
- a CDS encoding iron-containing alcohol dehydrogenase family protein — MAEARSLADIKLDNAYKFGAGRYLQEAGALNLLGGEVARLGKKALVIAGPRAWAATEGKAEKSLKDAGVEFELSLYPDQNTYERAKEHALQALTTGCQVIVGIGGGRIMDQAKATAHFAGDLPIVEVPTSIATCAAFAPLSVMYTAEGASLGSLRYDHEVNAIVMDMDVICKEPPRYAASGIMDGMAKMIEIQNGRSEILLDDVSIGLFTAYTIAEMAYHVYEKEAHQACHDIAEGKLTKAVEDIAYLNVAVAGIVSGVSKGFGQTALGHETYELVRTHFTQEAKPYLHGEIVAIGDCLQLAFNGHPEQVAPFRAFMRSMNMPLTLEDIGIDPNSPKMENLFQDLFHSPFMEPTAENEARLRKAMHYLSAD, encoded by the coding sequence ATGGCAGAAGCAAGAAGTCTGGCCGATATCAAACTGGATAACGCCTATAAGTTCGGCGCTGGCCGTTACCTGCAGGAAGCAGGCGCCCTGAACCTGCTGGGCGGCGAGGTGGCACGTCTGGGCAAAAAGGCCCTGGTCATTGCCGGCCCCCGCGCCTGGGCAGCCACCGAAGGCAAGGCAGAAAAGAGCCTGAAGGATGCCGGTGTGGAGTTTGAACTCTCCCTGTACCCGGATCAGAACACCTACGAGCGCGCCAAGGAGCACGCCCTGCAGGCCCTGACCACCGGCTGCCAGGTCATCGTGGGCATCGGCGGCGGCCGCATCATGGATCAGGCCAAGGCTACGGCACACTTTGCAGGCGACCTGCCCATCGTGGAGGTGCCTACCTCCATTGCCACCTGCGCGGCATTTGCCCCGCTGAGCGTCATGTACACTGCCGAGGGTGCCTCCCTGGGCAGCCTGCGCTATGACCACGAGGTCAACGCCATCGTCATGGACATGGACGTGATCTGCAAGGAACCCCCGCGCTACGCAGCCAGCGGCATCATGGACGGCATGGCCAAGATGATCGAGATCCAGAACGGCCGCAGCGAGATCCTGCTGGACGATGTGAGCATCGGTCTGTTCACCGCTTACACCATCGCAGAGATGGCTTACCATGTTTACGAGAAGGAGGCCCATCAGGCCTGCCATGACATTGCCGAGGGCAAGCTGACCAAGGCCGTGGAGGATATCGCTTACCTGAACGTTGCCGTGGCCGGCATCGTCAGCGGCGTGAGCAAGGGCTTTGGCCAGACCGCTCTGGGCCACGAGACCTACGAGCTGGTGCGCACCCACTTCACCCAGGAGGCAAAGCCCTACCTGCACGGTGAGATCGTGGCCATCGGCGACTGCCTGCAGCTGGCCTTCAACGGCCATCCGGAGCAGGTGGCACCCTTCCGTGCCTTTATGCGCAGCATGAACATGCCCCTGACCCTGGAGGACATCGGCATCGACCCGAACTCCCCCAAGATGGAGAACCTGTTCCAGGATCTGTTCCACAGCCCCTTCATGGAGCCCACCGCAGAAAATGAGGCACGCCTGCGCAAGGCCATGCACTATCTGTCTGCAGACTGA
- a CDS encoding MurR/RpiR family transcriptional regulator: MFSEEMICSLNDLELEVYKYVVRNADKVCYMRIREFADAAHVSTSTILRFCKKAGCDGYAEFKIRLRQHLEQAKQPPVKDDVSEVIDFLKKTCSAEFERKLDMLTRVIFQARHIFFVGSGMSGIVAKYGARYFSSMGKFCLYIDEPHYPTESRFVENSLVIVFSVSGESRDTIGHVMRFKEQNCQILSVTNTENCTIAKLSDYNLAYYVTYERLGVYDVTTQLPAMSIVERLGKKLYRYTSEGPAAI; this comes from the coding sequence ATGTTCAGCGAAGAGATGATCTGCAGCCTGAATGATCTGGAGCTGGAAGTTTATAAGTATGTTGTGCGGAACGCGGACAAGGTGTGCTATATGCGCATCCGGGAGTTTGCGGATGCCGCCCATGTGTCTACCTCCACCATCCTCCGGTTCTGCAAAAAGGCGGGCTGCGACGGCTACGCGGAGTTCAAGATCCGGCTGCGCCAGCATCTGGAACAGGCAAAGCAGCCGCCGGTCAAGGACGATGTGTCGGAGGTCATCGACTTTTTGAAAAAGACCTGCTCGGCGGAGTTTGAGCGGAAGCTGGACATGCTGACTAGGGTCATTTTTCAGGCCCGGCACATCTTTTTTGTAGGCAGCGGCATGTCCGGCATCGTGGCCAAGTACGGGGCACGCTATTTTTCCAGCATGGGCAAGTTCTGCCTGTACATCGACGAGCCCCATTACCCCACCGAGAGCCGATTCGTGGAAAATTCGCTGGTGATCGTGTTTTCGGTGTCCGGCGAGTCCCGCGACACCATCGGCCATGTGATGCGCTTCAAGGAGCAGAACTGCCAGATCCTCAGCGTGACCAACACGGAAAACTGCACCATCGCAAAACTCTCGGACTACAACCTTGCCTATTATGTCACCTACGAGCGGCTGGGAGTCTACGATGTGACGACCCAGCTCCCGGCCATGAGCATCGTGGAACGGCTGGGCAAAAAGCTCTACCGCTACACCTCCGAGGGCCCGGCGGCCATCTGA
- the ascF gene encoding PTS cellobiose/arbutin/salicin transporter subunit IIBC, translated as MAKDYAAISKKIVENIGGVENIASVTHCMTRLRFVVKDEGKINDAAVKATDGVMGVVNQGGQYQIIIGNHVEEAYNEVLKMGDFGEASQVARGEKKEPLTLKKVGNNILDAIVGTMSPLIPAIIGGSMVKLLVMLLGMAGVLSADGETYKILNSIGDAAFYFLPVMVAASASKKFNTNMFIAIAIAGLMLHPDFRTMMEAVTVGDTAAHFLGIPVVGVKYTYTVIPALCMTWILSYIERAIDKITPAVTKNFLKPMLIFLIAAPIAIIVVGPVGIMIGEGISAFVYFVQAKLGFLAVGIMGALWPLLVITGMHRVFTPTILQTISETGMEGTVMPSEIGANLSLGGVSLAVAFKTKNSELRQTALAAASSALIAGTTEPALYGVAVRLKRPLIASLITGFVCGCLAGMAGLASRSMVSPSVLTGVQFIDPANPGVSIAWIAGISVLSIVLSFVLTLVIGFEDLPEEE; from the coding sequence ATGGCAAAAGATTATGCTGCGATCTCCAAAAAGATCGTGGAGAACATCGGCGGTGTGGAGAACATTGCCAGCGTGACCCACTGCATGACCCGCCTTCGCTTCGTGGTGAAGGACGAGGGCAAGATCAACGACGCAGCCGTCAAGGCGACCGACGGCGTGATGGGCGTCGTGAACCAGGGCGGCCAGTACCAGATCATCATTGGCAACCATGTGGAAGAGGCCTACAACGAAGTGCTCAAGATGGGCGACTTCGGCGAGGCAAGCCAGGTGGCCCGCGGCGAGAAAAAGGAGCCCCTGACCCTGAAGAAGGTGGGCAACAACATTCTGGATGCCATCGTGGGCACCATGTCCCCGCTGATCCCCGCCATCATCGGCGGATCCATGGTCAAGCTGCTGGTCATGCTGCTGGGCATGGCAGGCGTGTTGTCGGCCGACGGTGAGACCTACAAGATCCTGAACAGCATCGGTGACGCAGCCTTCTACTTCCTGCCGGTGATGGTGGCGGCCTCTGCTTCCAAGAAGTTCAACACCAATATGTTCATCGCCATTGCCATTGCAGGCCTGATGCTGCACCCGGATTTCCGCACCATGATGGAAGCTGTCACGGTCGGCGATACCGCCGCACACTTCCTGGGCATCCCGGTGGTGGGCGTCAAGTACACCTACACCGTCATCCCGGCCCTGTGCATGACCTGGATCCTGTCTTACATTGAGCGTGCCATCGACAAGATCACCCCGGCTGTCACCAAGAACTTCCTCAAGCCCATGCTGATCTTCCTCATTGCTGCTCCCATTGCGATCATCGTGGTCGGCCCGGTCGGCATCATGATCGGCGAGGGCATCTCCGCATTCGTCTACTTCGTGCAGGCTAAGCTGGGCTTCCTGGCTGTGGGCATCATGGGCGCCCTCTGGCCCCTGCTGGTCATCACCGGCATGCACCGCGTGTTCACCCCCACCATCCTGCAGACCATCTCCGAGACCGGCATGGAGGGCACCGTTATGCCCTCTGAGATCGGTGCAAACCTGTCCCTGGGCGGCGTGTCCCTGGCCGTTGCCTTCAAGACCAAGAACAGCGAGCTGCGCCAGACCGCTCTGGCCGCAGCTTCCTCTGCTCTGATCGCCGGCACCACCGAGCCCGCCCTGTACGGCGTGGCCGTGCGCCTGAAGCGCCCCCTGATCGCTTCCCTGATCACCGGCTTCGTCTGCGGCTGCCTGGCCGGCATGGCAGGTCTGGCCAGCCGTTCCATGGTGTCGCCCAGCGTGCTCACCGGCGTGCAGTTCATCGACCCGGCCAACCCCGGTGTGAGCATCGCCTGGATCGCCGGCATCTCGGTGCTGTCCATCGTGCTGTCCTTTGTGCTGACGCTGGTGATCGGCTTTGAGGATCTCCCGGAAGAGGAGTGA
- a CDS encoding RidA family protein yields the protein MANVYDKLKEMNITLPAPPPKGGVYTPVMEFGDHLLYCSGCGPDIGDGHNIVGKVGGDLTLEQGQKAAYNCMLNLLANLDAKLGDLNRIKRCVKVLGFVNCTDDFAQQPQVINGGSNLLFELFGEEKGLPARTAMGTNSCPGNIAVEIEMLVEYE from the coding sequence ATGGCAAATGTCTACGATAAGCTCAAGGAAATGAACATCACCCTGCCCGCACCCCCGCCGAAGGGCGGCGTCTACACTCCGGTCATGGAGTTCGGCGATCATCTGCTGTACTGCAGCGGCTGCGGCCCTGACATCGGCGACGGCCACAACATCGTGGGTAAGGTCGGCGGCGACCTGACCCTGGAGCAGGGCCAGAAGGCTGCTTACAACTGCATGCTGAACCTGCTGGCCAATCTGGACGCCAAGCTGGGCGACCTGAACCGCATCAAGCGCTGCGTCAAGGTCCTGGGCTTTGTCAACTGCACCGATGATTTTGCACAGCAGCCGCAGGTCATCAACGGCGGTTCCAACCTGCTGTTCGAGCTGTTCGGCGAGGAGAAGGGTCTGCCTGCCCGCACCGCCATGGGCACCAATTCCTGCCCGGGCAACATCGCGGTCGAGATCGAGATGCTGGTGGAGTATGAATAA
- a CDS encoding D-Ala-D-Ala carboxypeptidase family metallohydrolase, with translation MLEAWSRTRDGTRKLSANFTVAEFACKDGSDPVFVDSSLAALLQKIRDHFGRPVVITSGYRTAAHNKSVGGAAYSQHLYGRAADIRVQGIPVEQLAAYAETCLPGTGGIGRYPPRAGRAVGWVHVDTRPAKSRWTG, from the coding sequence ATGCTTGAAGCCTGGTCCCGCACGCGGGACGGCACCCGGAAGCTGAGCGCAAACTTCACCGTGGCCGAGTTTGCCTGCAAAGATGGCTCGGACCCTGTGTTCGTGGACAGCAGCCTTGCCGCCCTGCTGCAGAAGATCCGCGACCACTTCGGCCGCCCCGTAGTCATCACCAGCGGCTACCGCACCGCTGCCCACAACAAATCCGTGGGCGGGGCCGCCTACAGCCAGCATCTGTATGGGCGCGCTGCCGACATCCGGGTGCAGGGCATCCCGGTGGAGCAGCTGGCCGCCTATGCAGAGACCTGCCTGCCCGGCACCGGCGGCATCGGCCGGTACCCGCCCCGGGCCGGACGGGCTGTGGGCTGGGTGCATGTGGACACCCGCCCCGCCAAAAGCCGCTGGACAGGTTAA
- a CDS encoding D-TA family PLP-dependent enzyme: MNKINDNLYTFEGQQDIVSPQLVYYPAIIRENIRKMIDIAGGTARLWPHIKTHKMAEVVQMQIEAGIDRFKCATIAEAEMAAKAGAKHLTLAYPLVGPNIKRFAALQAAFPEVEFFAIGDDTEQIRKLGQTCKANVLMDVDMGQHRTGVPLDKVEAMYREWNTLPGIVMRGMHCYDGHRHESSVQEREVATAPVDKQIEEIKARLKADGICCEILIMGGTPSFPVHAEMTGEFLSPGTCVIQDAGYRKAYPDLQFTPAAALLTRVVSRPSRDTFTLDLGCKAVATDPQPERAEIVGMEYARTVIQNEEHWVVRVPEEHIADIPPIGTELFAIPTHVCPTSALYPAVPVVENGEVTGWWKVAARDRRLTL, translated from the coding sequence ATGAATAAGATCAACGACAACCTCTATACCTTTGAGGGTCAGCAGGACATCGTAAGCCCGCAGCTGGTCTATTACCCGGCGATCATCCGCGAGAATATCCGCAAGATGATCGACATTGCAGGCGGCACTGCCCGCCTGTGGCCCCACATCAAGACCCACAAGATGGCCGAGGTGGTCCAAATGCAGATCGAGGCGGGCATCGACCGCTTCAAGTGCGCCACCATCGCCGAGGCCGAAATGGCCGCCAAGGCCGGTGCTAAGCACCTGACTCTGGCGTACCCGCTGGTGGGCCCCAACATCAAGCGCTTTGCCGCGCTGCAGGCCGCCTTCCCGGAGGTGGAGTTCTTTGCCATCGGCGATGACACGGAGCAGATCCGCAAGCTGGGCCAGACCTGCAAGGCCAATGTGCTGATGGATGTGGACATGGGCCAGCACCGCACCGGTGTGCCGCTGGATAAAGTGGAAGCGATGTACCGGGAGTGGAACACCCTGCCCGGCATCGTCATGCGCGGCATGCACTGCTACGACGGCCACCGCCACGAGAGCAGCGTGCAGGAGCGCGAGGTGGCTACCGCCCCTGTGGACAAGCAGATCGAGGAGATCAAGGCCCGCCTGAAGGCGGACGGCATCTGCTGCGAGATCCTGATCATGGGCGGCACCCCGTCCTTCCCGGTGCACGCCGAGATGACCGGCGAGTTTTTGAGCCCCGGCACCTGCGTGATCCAAGACGCAGGGTATCGCAAGGCCTACCCGGACCTGCAGTTCACCCCGGCTGCCGCCCTGCTCACCCGCGTGGTGAGCCGCCCCAGCCGCGACACCTTCACACTGGATCTGGGCTGCAAGGCCGTGGCCACCGATCCCCAGCCGGAGCGCGCGGAGATCGTGGGCATGGAGTATGCCCGCACCGTGATCCAGAACGAGGAGCACTGGGTGGTGCGTGTGCCGGAAGAGCACATCGCCGACATCCCGCCCATCGGGACCGAGCTGTTTGCCATCCCGACTCACGTCTGCCCCACCAGCGCCCTGTACCCGGCGGTCCCGGTGGTGGAAAACGGCGAGGTCACAGGCTGGTGGAAGGTCGCTGCGCGTGACCGCCGCCTGACCCTGTGA
- a CDS encoding dihydroxy-acid dehydratase, producing the protein MMLKSQQVRSLSPEMDPLRMGMGWTVDDLSKPQIMVESTYGNSHPGSGHLNIFVEEAVRGVNDHGGKAARYFATDMCDGMAQGHDGINYSLAHREAITNLVEAQANATTFDGGVFISSCDKAMPAMLMSIGRMKDMMAAIVVTGGVMEAYDLPAKYTENDPGCAINELLTLEQIGKFSAQYERGEIPAEQLTYYKQHACPSCGACSFMGTASTMQVMAEALGLMLPGTALMPATAPELKQAAYDAGAQLMKLVEAGVTAGDIVDMRSFENAIMVHAAISGSTNALMHIPAIAHEFGFEIDADTFDRMHRGAHYLLNIRPAGDWPAQYFYYAGGVPRIMEEIKSMLHLDAKTVTGKTLGENLEELKKNGFYEHCDALLAEKSKKIGREIKRTDIIRSFDEPIGTNGSIAILRGNLAPEGCVIKHTACPKAMFKATLTARPFDCEEDAIDAILHGRIHPGDAVFIRYEGPRGSGMPEMFYTGEAICSDPALASSVALITDGRFSGASRGPVIGHVSPEAAAGGPIALVEEGDIIELDVEARRLEITGVKGEHKTPEEMDAILAERKANWKGFTSKYTHGLLKLYSQHAVSAMKGAYME; encoded by the coding sequence ATGATGCTGAAAAGTCAGCAGGTCCGTTCCCTGTCCCCTGAGATGGACCCCCTGCGCATGGGCATGGGCTGGACGGTCGATGACCTGAGCAAGCCCCAGATCATGGTGGAGAGCACCTACGGCAACAGCCATCCGGGCTCCGGCCACCTGAATATCTTTGTGGAAGAGGCTGTCCGCGGCGTGAACGACCACGGCGGCAAGGCTGCCCGGTATTTTGCCACCGACATGTGCGACGGCATGGCACAGGGCCATGACGGCATCAATTACTCGCTGGCCCACCGCGAAGCCATCACCAACCTGGTGGAAGCACAGGCCAACGCCACCACCTTTGACGGCGGTGTGTTCATTTCCAGCTGCGACAAGGCCATGCCCGCCATGCTCATGAGCATCGGCCGCATGAAGGACATGATGGCAGCCATCGTGGTCACCGGCGGTGTCATGGAGGCATACGACCTGCCCGCCAAGTACACCGAGAACGACCCCGGCTGTGCCATCAACGAGCTGCTCACCCTGGAGCAGATCGGCAAGTTCAGCGCACAGTACGAGCGCGGCGAGATCCCGGCCGAGCAGCTGACCTACTACAAGCAGCACGCCTGCCCCAGCTGCGGCGCCTGCTCCTTTATGGGCACTGCCTCCACCATGCAGGTCATGGCCGAGGCTCTGGGCCTGATGCTGCCCGGCACCGCTTTGATGCCGGCCACTGCCCCTGAGCTGAAGCAGGCTGCCTACGACGCCGGTGCACAGCTGATGAAGCTGGTGGAAGCCGGTGTCACCGCAGGCGATATCGTGGATATGCGCAGCTTTGAGAACGCCATCATGGTCCATGCGGCCATTTCCGGCTCCACCAATGCCCTGATGCACATCCCCGCCATTGCCCACGAGTTCGGCTTCGAGATCGACGCCGACACCTTTGACCGGATGCACCGCGGCGCACACTACCTGCTGAACATCCGTCCCGCAGGCGACTGGCCCGCACAGTATTTCTACTATGCAGGCGGCGTGCCCCGCATCATGGAAGAGATCAAGTCCATGCTGCATCTGGATGCCAAGACCGTTACCGGCAAGACCCTGGGCGAGAACCTGGAGGAGCTGAAGAAGAACGGCTTCTACGAGCACTGCGATGCCCTGCTGGCCGAGAAGAGCAAGAAGATCGGCCGCGAGATCAAGCGCACCGACATCATCCGCAGCTTCGACGAGCCCATCGGCACCAACGGTTCCATCGCCATCCTGCGCGGCAACCTGGCCCCGGAAGGCTGTGTCATCAAGCACACCGCCTGCCCCAAGGCCATGTTCAAGGCGACCCTGACCGCCCGCCCCTTCGACTGTGAGGAGGACGCCATCGACGCCATCCTCCACGGCCGCATCCACCCGGGCGATGCCGTGTTCATCCGCTACGAAGGTCCCCGCGGCAGCGGTATGCCGGAGATGTTCTACACCGGCGAAGCCATCTGCTCGGATCCGGCCCTGGCCTCCAGCGTGGCCCTCATTACCGACGGCCGCTTCTCCGGCGCAAGCCGCGGCCCCGTCATCGGCCATGTCAGCCCGGAAGCCGCTGCAGGCGGCCCCATCGCACTGGTGGAAGAGGGCGATATCATTGAACTGGACGTGGAGGCCCGCCGTCTGGAGATCACCGGTGTGAAGGGCGAGCACAAGACCCCCGAAGAAATGGACGCTATTCTGGCAGAGCGCAAAGCCAACTGGAAGGGTTTTACAAGCAAATACACCCATGGCCTGCTGAAGCTGTATAGTCAGCACGCAGTCAGTGCCATGAAGGGTGCTTACATGGAGTAA
- a CDS encoding ubiquitin-like domain-containing protein, whose product MLAFCVMVVCLVATLGVTAANLRLTYVTDSNGAKQVILTSATDPAKVMSLSGIQSEEGDQVYYTAFSGNLATLNIERAFSVNIQADGQTYPVKMVYGTVADALQRAGITLEGDDYTEPALDRLVTAGTPIVVHRVDYQDRVETQAIPYDTEYVYTSLYFRNTGRTTTVQHGAEGQQTVTTRDRYVDGELENSIVVDSTTTVQPTNHVIKTYGAGAPVSPLTGPDGTTNAPASYSKVLTGKATGYYSKTGKGSSGLGLGYGTVAVDPDVIPYGTKLYITSTDGKFVYGYAVATDTGIAVQKGQILVDLFYETYAESVINGAIQVNVYVVG is encoded by the coding sequence GTGCTGGCGTTTTGTGTCATGGTCGTGTGCCTTGTGGCTACCCTTGGTGTGACCGCTGCGAATCTGCGGCTGACCTACGTCACCGACTCCAATGGGGCCAAGCAGGTGATCCTCACCTCTGCCACCGACCCCGCAAAGGTCATGAGCCTTTCCGGCATCCAGTCCGAAGAGGGCGACCAGGTCTATTACACGGCGTTCAGCGGCAACCTTGCCACCCTGAACATTGAGCGCGCATTCTCGGTGAACATCCAGGCCGACGGCCAGACCTACCCGGTGAAGATGGTGTACGGCACTGTGGCCGATGCCTTGCAGCGCGCCGGCATCACTCTGGAGGGCGATGACTACACCGAGCCTGCCCTGGACCGCCTGGTGACCGCAGGCACCCCGATCGTGGTGCACCGCGTGGACTATCAGGACCGCGTGGAAACGCAGGCCATCCCCTATGATACCGAGTATGTCTATACCAGCCTGTACTTCCGCAACACCGGGCGCACCACCACCGTGCAGCACGGTGCCGAGGGCCAGCAGACCGTGACCACCCGCGACCGCTATGTGGACGGTGAGCTGGAGAACAGCATCGTGGTGGATTCCACCACCACCGTGCAGCCCACGAACCATGTCATCAAGACCTACGGCGCGGGCGCACCCGTCTCGCCCTTGACCGGCCCGGACGGCACCACCAATGCCCCTGCTTCCTACAGCAAGGTGCTCACCGGCAAGGCCACCGGTTATTATTCTAAAACCGGCAAGGGCTCTTCCGGCCTTGGCCTTGGCTACGGCACCGTGGCCGTGGACCCGGATGTGATCCCCTACGGTACCAAGCTGTACATCACTTCTACGGACGGAAAGTTCGTGTACGGCTACGCGGTGGCCACCGACACCGGCATCGCGGTGCAGAAGGGCCAGATCCTGGTGGACCTGTTCTATGAGACCTACGCCGAGAGCGTGATCAACGGTGCCATTCAGGTGAATGTGTATGTGGTGGGCTGA
- a CDS encoding phage holin, translating to MELSNKISAATLARTAVLLLALTNQVLSAMGKPVLPIESTTVEQLVTAGITTVAALINWWKNNSFTAAAVAADSYLAQLKQKQ from the coding sequence ATGGAACTGAGCAACAAGATCTCCGCCGCTACCCTGGCCCGCACCGCTGTGCTCCTGCTGGCCCTGACCAATCAGGTGCTGAGCGCAATGGGCAAGCCCGTGCTGCCCATCGAGAGCACCACTGTGGAGCAGCTGGTCACCGCCGGTATCACCACCGTGGCCGCATTGATCAACTGGTGGAAGAACAACTCCTTCACCGCTGCCGCCGTGGCCGCCGACAGCTACCTGGCCCAGCTGAAGCAGAAGCAGTGA
- the ascB gene encoding 6-phospho-beta-glucosidase, protein MSDYKLPENFLWGAAIAANQAEGAYNEGGRGLSNIDMMPHGVHRMEVKLGGTPHPTLQAGEYYPSHTGVDFYHHYKEDIALMAELGLKVFRTSISWSRLYPHGDERTPNPEGVAFYRNVFQECRKYGIEPLVTLCHFDIPMGLVEQYGSWRSRKTLECFARYAETCFKEYSGLVHYWLTFNEINILLHSPFSGAGIAFQEGENRSQVIYQAAHHVLLASATATRLAHQYDPANQVGCMLAGGSFYPYSCNPEDVWESVQKEQENLLFIDVQVRGRYPGYARKLFAEKQVQLHTEPGDDALLRENTVDFISFSYYASRCVAASLEGKAVNDGNVVRSVKNPYLQTSQWGWAIDPLGLRITMNQLYDRYQKPLFLVENGLGAHDTVEPDGSVHDDYRIDYLRRHIEAVKQAVSDGVDLMGYIAWSGIDLVSASTGEMSKRYGFVYVDKQDDGTGTLARSKKDSFDWYQKVIRSNGADL, encoded by the coding sequence ATGTCTGATTACAAACTGCCCGAAAACTTCCTCTGGGGTGCTGCCATTGCGGCCAATCAGGCCGAAGGCGCTTACAACGAGGGCGGCCGCGGCCTGAGCAACATCGACATGATGCCCCACGGTGTCCACCGCATGGAGGTCAAGCTGGGCGGCACGCCCCACCCGACGCTGCAGGCAGGGGAGTATTACCCCAGCCACACCGGCGTGGACTTCTACCACCATTACAAAGAGGACATCGCCCTGATGGCAGAGCTGGGGCTGAAGGTGTTCCGCACCTCCATCTCCTGGTCCCGCCTGTACCCCCACGGCGATGAACGGACCCCCAACCCGGAGGGCGTGGCCTTTTACCGCAATGTGTTCCAGGAGTGCCGGAAGTACGGCATTGAGCCGCTGGTCACCCTGTGCCACTTTGATATCCCCATGGGTCTGGTGGAGCAGTACGGCTCCTGGCGCAGCCGCAAAACGCTGGAATGCTTTGCCCGCTACGCCGAGACCTGCTTCAAAGAATACTCCGGCCTTGTGCACTACTGGCTTACCTTCAACGAGATCAATATCCTGCTGCACAGCCCCTTCTCCGGAGCGGGCATCGCCTTCCAGGAGGGCGAGAACCGCAGTCAGGTGATCTATCAGGCGGCCCACCATGTGCTGCTGGCCAGCGCCACGGCCACCCGCCTGGCCCACCAGTACGACCCCGCCAATCAGGTGGGCTGCATGCTGGCCGGCGGCAGCTTCTACCCCTACTCCTGCAACCCGGAGGACGTCTGGGAGTCGGTGCAGAAGGAGCAGGAAAACCTGCTCTTCATCGACGTGCAGGTGCGGGGCCGCTACCCCGGCTACGCCCGCAAGCTGTTTGCGGAAAAGCAGGTGCAGCTGCACACCGAGCCCGGCGATGACGCCCTGCTGCGGGAGAACACCGTGGACTTCATCTCCTTCAGCTACTACGCCAGCCGCTGCGTGGCGGCCAGCCTGGAGGGCAAGGCCGTGAACGACGGCAACGTGGTGCGCTCGGTGAAGAACCCCTATCTGCAGACCAGCCAGTGGGGCTGGGCCATCGACCCGCTGGGCCTGCGCATCACCATGAACCAGCTGTATGACCGCTACCAGAAACCGCTGTTCCTGGTGGAAAACGGTCTGGGTGCCCACGACACGGTGGAGCCTGACGGCAGTGTCCACGATGATTACCGCATCGACTACCTGCGCCGTCACATCGAGGCGGTCAAGCAGGCTGTGTCCGACGGCGTGGACCTGATGGGGTACATCGCCTGGAGCGGCATCGACCTGGTGTCTGCTTCCACCGGTGAGATGAGCAAGCGGTACGGCTTCGTCTATGTGGACAAGCAGGACGACGGCACCGGTACGCTGGCCCGCAGCAAAAAAGATTCTTTCGATTGGTATCAGAAGGTCATCCGCTCCAACGGCGCAGACCTCTGA